Proteins encoded by one window of uncultured Draconibacterium sp.:
- a CDS encoding DUF1972 domain-containing protein, with protein sequence MQIAIIGTAGIPSKYGGFETLTEYLTKFLGEKLDITVYCSAKNYEEKKTQYNKTHLKYIGLDANGIQSIPYDIISLFHASRNHDPILILGVSGCIILPLFRLFYPKKKLIINIDGLEHRREKWNKGIQKFLKLSERFAVKYGNYIIADNKAIQDYIASEYNKRSELIAYGGDHSKAIDLSDKTRTMYGIPANYAFKVCRIEPENNIHLILEAFKSSDLPIVLIGNWQKSDYGLKLKELYSKYPSILLLDPIYDQHELDEIRSNCSIYVHGHSAGGTNPSLVEAMNLGLPIMAYDVSYNRETTYNKAVYFKSAEALQELISKCNKNNLQNIASEMKRIAQEQYTWAKISDQYYKLISSN encoded by the coding sequence ATGCAAATAGCAATAATAGGCACCGCAGGCATCCCAAGCAAATACGGAGGGTTTGAAACCTTAACCGAATACCTTACCAAATTCCTTGGAGAAAAATTAGATATAACAGTATATTGTTCAGCAAAAAACTACGAGGAGAAAAAAACGCAATACAACAAGACCCACTTAAAATACATTGGTCTTGATGCGAATGGTATTCAAAGTATCCCGTATGATATAATATCCTTGTTTCACGCATCGCGTAACCATGATCCTATTCTCATTCTGGGTGTTTCCGGATGTATTATTCTGCCCTTGTTTCGGTTGTTTTATCCCAAAAAGAAATTGATCATCAACATTGACGGATTAGAACACCGAAGAGAGAAATGGAATAAAGGAATTCAGAAGTTTCTTAAGTTATCAGAACGTTTTGCAGTTAAATACGGTAATTATATAATTGCTGACAATAAAGCCATACAAGACTATATAGCAAGTGAGTATAATAAAAGAAGTGAATTGATAGCCTATGGTGGAGATCATTCAAAAGCAATTGATCTTAGTGATAAAACACGCACTATGTATGGTATTCCTGCAAATTACGCTTTTAAAGTTTGCCGTATTGAACCGGAAAATAACATACACCTCATTCTGGAAGCTTTCAAGTCATCAGATCTTCCAATCGTTTTAATTGGTAACTGGCAAAAGAGCGATTACGGCCTAAAGCTAAAGGAACTTTACTCAAAATATCCATCTATTCTGTTACTCGATCCGATATACGATCAACATGAATTAGATGAAATTAGAAGTAATTGTTCAATTTATGTTCACGGTCACAGTGCCGGAGGCACGAATCCATCGTTGGTTGAAGCGATGAATTTAGGCCTTCCAATAATGGCGTATGATGTTAGCTATAACCGGGAGACCACTTATAATAAAGCAGTCTATTTCAAGTCAGCTGAGGCACTTCAGGAACTCATATCAAAATGCAACAAAAACAACCTGCAAAATATAGCTTCTGAAATGAAAAGAATTGCGCAGGAACAATATACCTGGGCTAAAATATCAGATCAATATTATAAGTTGATCTCAAGCAATTAA
- a CDS encoding capsular polysaccharide synthesis protein produces MRKLLLLLKRKDYRSNIANFIKAGLFITPSLQILLLGISKKALEILRLSTQLKIQKKLSKKYSHILQNPPELTKDKKESNKVWICWLQGIENAPKLVQVCYKSVVRNLSDKEVIVVTKDNYSRYTKLPKHILNKWEKGTISNTHFSDILRIELLVRHGGLWLDSTVLCTNSTVPKYIEQSDLFLYQVLKPGLDGHSIYVSSWLIKANSNNKVLGLTRELLFDYWKKKNRLVDYFLLHHFLCISLNTFQDQKNKIPKFPNSIPHILLLQLFDNFDSQKYQHIQHLTPFHKLSYKRDTNELAIKNTFYDILINQERY; encoded by the coding sequence ATGCGAAAATTGCTATTGTTACTAAAAAGGAAAGACTACAGATCCAATATTGCGAACTTTATTAAAGCTGGATTATTTATAACCCCTTCATTACAAATATTATTATTAGGAATATCAAAAAAAGCCTTAGAGATACTTAGATTATCTACTCAGCTAAAAATTCAAAAGAAATTATCTAAAAAATATAGTCATATATTGCAAAATCCGCCAGAACTGACAAAAGACAAGAAGGAGTCAAACAAAGTTTGGATTTGTTGGCTTCAAGGAATTGAAAACGCTCCGAAATTAGTTCAGGTTTGTTACAAATCAGTAGTTAGAAATCTATCTGATAAAGAAGTAATTGTTGTTACCAAAGACAATTATTCCAGATATACAAAACTGCCAAAACACATATTAAATAAGTGGGAAAAAGGTACTATTTCAAACACCCATTTCTCAGATATATTAAGAATAGAGCTCTTGGTAAGGCACGGTGGTTTATGGTTGGACTCTACTGTTTTATGCACTAACTCAACAGTGCCAAAGTATATTGAACAATCAGATTTATTTCTTTATCAGGTTTTGAAACCAGGACTTGATGGTCATTCTATCTATGTCTCAAGTTGGTTAATAAAAGCAAATAGTAACAACAAAGTCTTAGGTCTTACACGAGAATTACTATTTGACTATTGGAAAAAAAAGAACAGATTAGTTGATTATTTTCTTTTACATCATTTTTTGTGTATTTCATTAAATACATTTCAGGATCAGAAAAATAAAATTCCCAAATTTCCAAATTCAATTCCTCATATACTTCTCCTTCAATTGTTTGACAATTTTGACAGCCAGAAATATCAGCACATACAACATCTCACCCCATTTCATAAACTAAGTTATAAGAGGGATACTAATGAGTTAGCCATAAAAAATACATTTTACGATATTTTAATTAACCAAGAAAGATATTAG